The Longimicrobium sp. nucleotide sequence GGCGATGTCGTGCGCGGCCTCCAGGCCGATCTCCGTCGGAACCACGATGGTCAGCTCCGCGAAGCGCGCACCGGGGCGGCCGCGGCTGCGCACGTCGTAGGCGGCCTCCACGCCGTTCATCGCTTCGGCCATGCGGCGGATCTCGGTGGATTCCACCGCGGCCTCGTCCACCAGCACCGGAACCGTCTCGCGCAGGATCTCCCATCCCGTACGCAAGATCAGCACGGCCACGAGAAGCGCCGTCCAAGCGTCCCCCGACCGCCATCCGAGCTTCACCAGGAGCAGCCCCGCGAGCACGGCCAGCGTCACGTATACGTCCGCCCGCAGGTGCGCGGCATCGGCCAGCAGCAACTCGGAGTTGAGCGCCCTCCCCTTGCGCCGCTCGAACAGCGAGGCGGTGAGGCCCAGGACCAGGGAGCCGCCCATCACCGCAACGCCGAGCCACGAATCCACATCCTCGTGCCCACCTTCGCGCAGGCGGCCGACGGCGCTCTGCACCAGTTCGAAGACAGAGATGGAGAGGAAGGCCACCATGGCCAGCGCACCCAGCGCCTCGAACTTCTCGTGGCCGTAGGGATGCTGCTCGTCCGGCTCCGCGGCGGCCACGCGCGCCAGTGCGATGGCCGCCAGCGTGGTCATTACGTCCAGCCCCGAATCGAACGCGCCGCCCAGGATGGAAAGCGAGCCGGTCGCCACGCCCGCGGCCGTCTTGGCTGCCACCAGCACCAGGCTGACGGCCAGCATAATGTTGAGGACGCGGCGTACCTCCCGCGCCCGCTCATCCAGGCTGCCCGCCGCCGCCGAGCTCACGTCATCACCTCGCGCAGCCGCCGCGCGGCATCCGCCAGCAGCGGCTCCAGCCCGGCGGGGTCCAGCGTGGAAAGCTGCCCGTCGCGATACAGCACGCGCCCGTCCACGACCGTCATCACCACGTCGCAGCCGCGGGCGGCGTGAAAGACGGCCGCGAGGGGGTCGTGCACGGGCTGCACGTGGGGCGCGGCCAGGGAGACGGCGC carries:
- a CDS encoding cation diffusion facilitator family transporter, with the protein product MSSAAAGSLDERAREVRRVLNIMLAVSLVLVAAKTAAGVATGSLSILGGAFDSGLDVMTTLAAIALARVAAAEPDEQHPYGHEKFEALGALAMVAFLSISVFELVQSAVGRLREGGHEDVDSWLGVAVMGGSLVLGLTASLFERRKGRALNSELLLADAAHLRADVYVTLAVLAGLLLVKLGWRSGDAWTALLVAVLILRTGWEILRETVPVLVDEAAVESTEIRRMAEAMNGVEAAYDVRSRGRPGARFAELTIVVPTEIGLEAAHDIADLVEEEVRRWLGARRVVVHVEPRSAAPEPALNPGARA